Proteins co-encoded in one Juglans regia cultivar Chandler chromosome 16, Walnut 2.0, whole genome shotgun sequence genomic window:
- the LOC108984616 gene encoding 7-deoxyloganetin glucosyltransferase-like codes for MVSISADFRGHVLCVPYPLQGHINPMLKLAELLHHKGFLITFVNTEYNHKRLLRSRGPDALDGFPGFRFETIPEGLPFSDADVSQDVPSLCDSTSKNCLVPLCSLLSKLNDTTSSNVPRPVTCIVSDGCMSFTLDAAEKFGIPNVLFWTPSACGFLCYMHYRHLVERGLTPLKDASDLTNGYLETAIDWIPGMKNLRLRDLPSFIRTTDENDIMVNFLIRETKRTPRASAVVLNTFDPFEKDVLDALSSLLPRIYTIGPLLLLADQIKDDKLRSLGSNLWKEQPGCVEWLNTKEPNSVVFVNFGSITVMTPQQLVEFAWGLANSGKPFLWIIRPDLVVGDSAILPPEFVTETKDRGMLASWCAQERILKHPSIAGFLTHSGWNSTLESVCSGVPMISWPFFAEQQTNCRYCCTEWGIGMEIDNNVKRDEVEKLVRELMEGDKGKEMKKKVMEWESKAEEAAKPGGSSHQNLDKLIADVLLPGNV; via the exons ATGGTTTCCATTTCTGCAGATTTTAGAGGTCATGTTCTCTGTGTTCCATACCCACTTCAAGGCCACATCAACCCAATGCTCAAGCTCGCCGAACTCCTCCATCACAAAGGCTTTCTCATAACTTTTGTGAATACCGAGTACAACCACAAACGCTTGCTTAGGTCCAGAGGCCCCGATGCCCTTGACGGCTTCCCTGGCTTTCGCTTTGAGACCATCCCCGAAGGCCTTCCATTTTCTGATGCCGATGTTAGCCAAGATGTCCCTTCTCTTTGCGATTCCACCTCCAAGAATTGCCTCGTCCCTCTCTGCAGCCTCCTCTCCAAACTCAACGATACGACCTCTTCCAACGTGCCGCGCCCGGTCACCTGTATTGTGTCTGACGGCTGCATGTCCTTCACCCTTGATGCTGCTGAAAAGTTTGGAATTCCAAACGTACTTTTCTGGACACCTAGCGCCTGCGGCTTCTTGTGTTATATGCATTATCGTCATCTAGTTGAACGAGGTTTAACACCTCTCAAAG ATGCAAGCGATCTAACGAATGGGTATTTAGAAACGGCAATCGATTGGATTCCCGGAATGAAAAACTTGCGGCTGAGGGATCTTCCGAGTTTCATTAGAACTACGGATGAGAACGATATCATGGTCAACTTCCTCATCCGGGAAACGAAGAGAACTCCAAGAGCTTCAGCTGTGGTTTTGAACACGTTCGACCCATTTGAAAAGGACGTTTTGGATGCTCTCTCGTCTTTGCTTCCTCGTATATACACCATCGGTCCACTTCTGTTACTTGCCGATCAGATTAAAGATGACAAATTGAGATCATTAGGTTCCAATCTGTGGAAAGAACAGCCCGGGTGTGTGGAATGGCTAAATACAAAAGAACCTAACTCCGTGGTGTTCGTAAATTTTGGCAGCATCACTGTGATGACGCCCCAACAACTCGTCGAGTTTGCTTGGGGACTTGCCAACAGTGGAAAACCCTTCTTGTGGATTATAAGGCCTGATCTTGTGGTGGGAGACTCGGCCATTCTGCCTCCTGAATTTGTTACCGAAACTAAAGATCGAGGCATGCTAGCAAGTTGGTGCGCTCAAGAACGAATCCTGAAGCACCCATCAATAGCTGGGTTTCTAACGCATAGCGGGTGGAATTCCACACTTGAAAGCGTGTGCAGTGGAGTGCCAATGATCTCCTGGCCCTTCTTTGCCGAGCAGCAGACGAATTGCAGGTACTGCTGCACTGAATGGGGCATTGGGATGGAGATAGATAACAACGTTAAGCGGGACGAGGTTGAGAAACTGGTGAGGGAGTTAATGGAGGGTGATAAGGgtaaagaaatgaagaagaaggtaATGGAGTGGGAGTCAAAGGCAGAAGAGGCTGCCAAACCTGGCGGTTCTTCTCACCAGAACCTGGACAAATTGATTGCCGATGTTCTCCTGCCTGGAAATGTTTAA
- the LOC108995695 gene encoding protein PELPK2-like, with translation MASSRTFAALALMFFIALSFPGVDVAVATRKLLAPTTTLPQIPGLVLPALPPGPGGIIPDLPTFPDYRLPPPMISFPAIPPVGDIPTFPIFPPATTTTP, from the coding sequence ATGGCATCTTCCCGTACCTTTGCGGCCTTGGCATTAATGTTCTTCATCGCTCTGTCGTTTCCGGGCGTTGATGTAGCCGTAGCTACTCGAAAACTCTTGGCACCGACGACGACCTTGCCTCAAATTCCTGGCCTGGTACTTCCAGCTCTGCCTCCAGGACCAGGAGGAATCATCCCCGACCTACCAACATTCCCGGATTACAGGTTGCCGCCACCAATGATTTCATTTCCAGCTATCCCCCCCGTCGGCGACATTCCTACATTTCCGATCTTCCCTCCGGCTACAACTACCACCCCTTAA
- the LOC109016808 gene encoding transcription factor bHLH143-like, with the protein MVMASKSRLSLENSAWKPSKLSFMNTDLRPRQQECLPACTNPGNRMSPAPMAQPNFAVPGIPDLKTEQTNGAHGSLQCLPHQCQGLLPIPDPYLKTKKSMLSNSGSSAKRFLIFDQCGNQTRLIYNSFCFPSPNPNTAAKPICFYYGEEQAARVSQIDPSKYILHEASGENITTFEESEMHEDTEEINALLYSDNDEYGDGDDDETASTGHSPMAIKGGYKKYDHVDYLTDEVAGPDSPNKRQKLLDGGYKKSSPMATTSSVRLDRSVEYGSDAESGYAFGQNQGEKAGSILGKMCFRRDKIYETLRILERIIPGAEGKDPLFVIDEAIDYLKILKLNAKSLGVNNQ; encoded by the coding sequence ATGGTGATGGCCAGCAAATCTCGGCTTTCTCTAGAGAATTCTGCTTGGAaaccatctaaactgagtttcaTGAACACGGATCTCAGGCCGAGGCAACAGGAATGTTTGCCTGCATGCACAAATCCTGGCAATCGCATGTCCCCAGCACCTATGGCACAGCCCAATTTTGCAGTTCCTGGTATACCAGACTTGAAGACTGAACAAACAAATGGAGCTCATGGTTCTCTTCAATGTTTACCGCATCAATGCCAGGGCTTGCTACCCATTCCTGACCCATATCTTAAAACAAAGAAATCCATGCTGTCAAATTCTGGGTCGTCTGCAAAGAGATTCCTTATTTTTGATCAGTGTGGGAATCAAACAAGGCTAATTTATAACTCATTTTGCTTCCCTTCCCCGAATCCAAATACTGCCGCTAAaccaatttgtttttattatggGGAAGAGCAGGCAGCTAGAGTGAGTCAAATTGATCCAAGCAAGTACATTTTACATGAAGCATCTGGTGAAAATATAACAACTTTTGAAGAAAGTGAGATGCATGAAGACACGGAAGAAATCAATGCCTTGCTATACTCTGACAATGATGAATATGGTGACGGTGACGATGATGAAACAGCAAGCACAGGCCATTCTCCGATGGCTATAAAGGGGGGATACAAGAAATATGATCATGTTGACTACCTAACAGATGAAGTTGCTGGCCCTGATAGCCCAAACAAAAGGCAAAAATTGCTCGATGGTGGGTACAAAAAATCATCACCGATGGCCACTACTAGTTCCGTAAGACTGGACAGATCTGTTGAGTATGGCAGTGATGCAGAGTCAGGCTATGCCTTTGGCCAGAACCAAGGTGAGAAAGCTGGTTCTATTTTGGGCAAAATGTGTTTTAGAAGGGATAAGATCTATGAGACTTTGAGAATTCTTGAGCGCATAATTCCTGGTGCAGAGGGTAAGGACCCATTGTTTGTTATTGATGAAGCTATAGATTACCTGAAGATTTTAAAGCTCAACGCCAAATCTCTAGGGGTGAACAACCAATAG